The Vibrio mangrovi genome includes a region encoding these proteins:
- a CDS encoding 3'-5' exonuclease, with amino-acid sequence MPQANSVVVLDFETTGLSPNIGDRAIEIGAVKLVDGVVVDSFQQLMNPGFRVSSFIENYTGITNNMLRTAPGCDEVMASFSEFIAGENLIAHNASFDKRFLDAELERISSGYSGEFACSLLVARRLIQDAPSHKLGELVRYKHIDNDGVFHRALADAQMTAKLWLQMIEDLEQSGIIKPSFQLMQTISKTAKGKVNQLLAKSRA; translated from the coding sequence GTGACCGCGCAATCGAAATTGGTGCGGTTAAATTAGTTGATGGTGTGGTTGTCGATAGTTTTCAGCAATTGATGAATCCAGGCTTCAGAGTGAGCTCATTTATTGAAAACTATACCGGCATCACCAATAACATGTTGCGTACAGCACCAGGCTGCGATGAAGTGATGGCATCGTTTAGTGAGTTCATTGCCGGTGAGAACCTTATCGCTCACAACGCTTCGTTCGATAAACGATTTCTGGACGCCGAACTTGAGAGAATCAGCAGTGGTTATTCAGGAGAGTTCGCTTGCTCCTTACTGGTGGCAAGGCGACTGATTCAAGATGCACCGTCACACAAACTAGGTGAGCTTGTTCGCTACAAACACATCGACAACGACGGTGTTTTTCACCGCGCATTAGCAGATGCACAAATGACAGCTAAACTCTGGCTTCAAATGATAGAGGACTTAGAGCAATCAGGAATCATCAAGCCAAGCTTTCAGTTGATGCAAACCATTAGTAAAACCGCGAAAGGGAAAGTGAACCAGCTCCTCGCTAAAAGTCGTGCTTAG
- a CDS encoding IS3 family transposase (programmed frameshift) gives MSSKRYPEEFKIEAVKQVTEKGHSVADVANRLGTTTHSLYAWVKRYGPDSSQHQAQSDESAEIRRLRKELQRVTEERDIPKKSRGVLRKPVRLRYAFIKANQSIWPVRRMCKILGVHPSGYYAWLKHPDSKQEKRRKYLLGLIKQFWLESGGVYGYRKIYSDLRDEGESCGINQVYRLMKREGLQSQRGYRKPRAKAGTEHVISANKLAREFNPTAPNQSWVTDITYIKTHEGWLYLAVVVDLFSRRVIGWSMKSRITKELVLDALLMAIWRRSPIQKVLVHSDQGSQYTSHDWNKFLKQHGLEASMSRRGNCHDNAVAESFFQLLKRERIKRKIYSTRGDARMDIFEYIEMFYNVKRRHGSNNQLSPVEYEKQYERRLTSVY, from the exons ATGAGCAGCAAAAGATATCCAGAAGAATTTAAAATTGAAGCGGTAAAACAGGTCACGGAAAAAGGTCATAGTGTGGCTGATGTTGCCAACCGCTTAGGGACGACTACCCACAGCCTTTATGCTTGGGTGAAGCGCTACGGTCCCGACTCCTCCCAACACCAAGCTCAATCTGATGAAAGTGCCGAAATTCGCAGGCTTCGAAAAGAACTGCAAAGAGTCACCGAAGAGCGGGATATAC CTAAAAAAAGCCGCGGTGTACTTCGCAAGCCAGTCCGACTGAGGTACGCCTTCATCAAAGCCAATCAGTCTATTTGGCCTGTTCGACGGATGTGTAAAATCCTTGGGGTTCATCCCAGTGGTTATTATGCCTGGTTAAAACACCCTGACAGCAAACAAGAGAAACGGCGTAAATATCTTCTCGGGCTTATCAAACAGTTTTGGTTGGAATCAGGCGGGGTTTATGGCTATCGAAAGATATACAGTGACCTACGAGATGAAGGTGAATCCTGTGGGATCAATCAAGTGTATCGCTTGATGAAGCGAGAAGGCTTACAGTCACAACGCGGATATCGTAAACCCAGAGCTAAAGCGGGTACTGAGCATGTCATTTCGGCAAACAAATTAGCCAGAGAGTTCAATCCAACGGCTCCAAATCAATCATGGGTAACCGATATTACCTATATAAAAACACATGAAGGTTGGTTGTATCTTGCCGTTGTTGTTGATCTTTTTTCTAGAAGAGTGATTGGCTGGTCGATGAAAAGTCGAATAACTAAAGAGTTGGTTTTGGATGCGCTTTTAATGGCTATATGGCGACGTTCTCCAATCCAAAAGGTACTTGTACATTCCGATCAAGGTAGCCAGTATACAAGTCACGACTGGAACAAGTTCTTAAAGCAACATGGACTAGAAGCCAGTATGAGCCGTCGAGGTAATTGTCACGATAATGCTGTGGCAGAAAGCTTTTTCCAGCTACTGAAAAGAGAAAGAATCAAACGCAAAATCTACTCCACACGGGGAGATGCTCGCATGGATATCTTTGAATACATAGAGATGTTCTACAACGTGAAGCGCAGGCATGGTTCCAATAATCAATTGTCACCTGTAGAGTATGAGAAGCAATATGAGAGAAGACTAACTAGTGTCTACTGA